In the Oryza glaberrima chromosome 6, OglaRS2, whole genome shotgun sequence genome, one interval contains:
- the LOC127777399 gene encoding protein GLUTAMINE DUMPER 6-like — protein sequence MRGGVKLVGGGGGGVAATSSSAAAGGGGGHPGMWRTPTPYLFLGFAVMMGLIAVALLVLVCTRRKNHGDAGSSSSASAAASVKVLVPLDREPKVVVIMAGDTAPSFLASAKPLSSFVLPPPPPPAAAGEP from the coding sequence ATGAGGGGAGGAGTGAAGCTggtgggcggaggcggaggcggggtggcggcgacgtcgtcgtcggcggcggcaggtggtggtggtgggcaccCGGGGATGtggaggacgccgacgccgtaCCTTTTCCTGGGGTTCGCGGTGATGATGGGCCTCATCGCGGTGGCGCTGCTCGTGCTGGTCTGCACGCGCCGCAAGAACCACGGCGAcgcggggtcgtcgtcgtcggcgtcggcggcggcgtcggtcaAGGTGCTGGTGCCGCTCGACCGGGAGCCCAAGGTGGTCGTCATCATGGCCGGCGACACCGCGCCGTCCTTCCTCGCCAGCGCCAAGCCGCTCTCCTCCTTcgtcctccccccgccgccgccaccggccgccgccggcgagccgtaG